The proteins below are encoded in one region of Paenibacillus sp. YYML68:
- a CDS encoding AraC family transcriptional regulator has product MNKQLIKQLIENRITEDGMMETGIKGVQLFRVSSSLRCAPAVYRPTVVAIVSGSKEAILDGTSYVYDSSQYMCCTMSMPVEAGTPAASPDNPLLGVYISLDTKVMTELAIRMETATGAIGKPKNDSLPQGLALAHWDDAFTEALLRLLQLGDSPTDTAVLGDCRLRELYYTVMKGDAGESALRAFGVGNEISRSIAYLSSHLDKTFTVEDMAAQVGMSRAVFHRKFKQATTMSPIQFVKSMRLNNAAMKMAGGMNVNEAAMEVGYVSSSQFSREFKRMYGQSPKQWSSSKQLSSEMMRRTAYFFDQLQRSSL; this is encoded by the coding sequence ATGAATAAACAACTAATAAAACAACTTATTGAAAACAGAATTACGGAAGATGGCATGATGGAAACGGGTATCAAGGGGGTGCAACTGTTCCGAGTTAGCAGTTCGCTTCGCTGTGCCCCAGCGGTGTATAGACCTACGGTTGTGGCGATCGTAAGCGGCTCTAAGGAGGCTATATTGGATGGCACGTCCTATGTATATGACAGTAGTCAATATATGTGTTGCACGATGTCGATGCCTGTGGAAGCAGGTACCCCCGCAGCTTCTCCGGACAATCCTCTCCTAGGCGTCTATATCTCCCTGGATACTAAAGTGATGACCGAGCTAGCAATAAGGATGGAAACTGCCACTGGTGCAATCGGAAAGCCTAAAAATGATTCTCTACCACAAGGATTGGCACTTGCCCATTGGGATGATGCATTCACTGAAGCGCTATTGCGCTTACTACAATTAGGAGATAGCCCCACCGATACAGCGGTACTTGGTGACTGCAGGCTTCGAGAGCTATACTACACCGTTATGAAAGGAGATGCTGGCGAATCTGCCCTGCGTGCATTCGGAGTCGGTAATGAAATCTCCCGCTCTATTGCGTATCTGTCCTCTCACTTAGACAAGACGTTCACCGTCGAAGATATGGCCGCACAAGTCGGGATGAGTCGGGCCGTGTTCCACCGCAAATTCAAGCAGGCTACAACGATGTCACCTATCCAGTTTGTCAAATCTATGCGACTTAACAACGCCGCTATGAAGATGGCTGGAGGGATGAATGTGAACGAAGCAGCCATGGAAGTAGGCTATGTGAGCTCCTCTCAATTCAGCCGTGAGTTCAAACGCATGTATGGGCAGTCTCCCAAACAGTGGAGCAGCTCTAAACAACTTTCGTCAGAAATGATGAGACGGACGGCATACTTTTTTGACCAGCTTCAACGTTCATCGCTGTAG
- a CDS encoding beta-galactosidase — translation MGKKQKLAHLTLCVGLALSLAAADGASIALAAETPKQEATRKLGELNALITQAKGSGHDTTREESAAWMASEFLKYADWDAANVTKNKVQFERVQKYQATAQQLANDLPNFERREVIQMLDTAKSELTQVINGTVTRRAVPKVNWSNITVQNDQFMSNGKPVFLYDYFSKPLHIPTSDPTLYNDHLGNVDHPKAISPIFALDEAGTIDQTKMADLQNRPTNSAGYMMLWHDPLPQWAATKYGPEILKGQSFFTKYDIDHPQVREIWKDVLKGTIPTTAGKNYTKLGYILANEPHWFTAKGHWAAIANVSTYTMSKFRTWLETKHGTIAKLNSLWGTSYTGFNQVNLAIPLDTSYKNTPIWYDWSRFNMDRGTEWLTFLHDEIKKYDPAARTHLKIMPDLFVESARDHGIDFEALTEMTEIIGDDAKIRKRNMNSSGPESWESKYAYYWEEMAVTYDFMDSVSPNKPHINSEVHLLSTTQYRDLYMKPEYVRSTYWQTTLHGMNAGLTWFWGRNADGAIEDRLQNATGGLGESYAASVAQQPRVAHELTKTMMDLNAFSNEIVKFQRERKPVRLFYSEAAAINDSNYMHDQFDLYESMYFSGVPLGFATKNIIFKQPNSDWDVIVVRKTEEVTEAEFNALQIYLNNGGTVIIDDVSLKLNEYKQPRAKTLTAGTGKLIKLTNNAVTNMSSRVTTELSAKGQLPPVVLTETNGLSSKGAFWRVVPNGTNTYLMTIVNIGKNTSNISLKMANNQNVTVKNMLTGKSMGASFSLGSEGVLLLEVKPKP, via the coding sequence ATGGGAAAGAAACAAAAGCTTGCTCATCTGACACTATGCGTCGGACTGGCCCTAAGCTTGGCTGCTGCGGATGGAGCATCGATCGCGCTGGCTGCTGAGACACCGAAGCAGGAGGCTACAAGGAAGCTGGGTGAGCTGAATGCATTAATTACACAGGCGAAAGGAAGTGGACATGATACGACAAGAGAGGAAAGCGCAGCCTGGATGGCGAGCGAGTTCCTGAAGTATGCAGACTGGGATGCGGCGAATGTAACGAAGAACAAGGTGCAATTCGAGCGTGTCCAGAAGTATCAGGCCACTGCGCAGCAGCTGGCGAACGATCTGCCGAACTTCGAGCGGAGAGAAGTGATCCAGATGCTCGATACCGCGAAGTCGGAGCTGACGCAAGTCATCAACGGTACGGTGACGCGACGCGCAGTTCCGAAGGTGAACTGGTCGAACATTACGGTACAGAACGATCAATTTATGTCGAACGGCAAGCCGGTCTTCCTCTACGATTACTTCTCCAAGCCGCTTCACATTCCGACCTCTGACCCGACGCTGTACAACGATCACCTGGGCAATGTCGACCATCCGAAGGCGATCAGTCCGATCTTCGCACTCGACGAAGCGGGGACGATTGACCAGACGAAGATGGCCGACCTGCAGAACCGCCCGACGAATTCAGCTGGTTATATGATGCTGTGGCACGACCCGCTGCCGCAATGGGCAGCGACCAAGTACGGCCCGGAGATCTTGAAGGGGCAGAGCTTCTTCACCAAGTACGATATTGACCACCCGCAGGTTAGAGAGATCTGGAAGGACGTCCTCAAGGGAACGATCCCGACCACCGCAGGCAAAAACTACACGAAGCTCGGCTACATTCTCGCCAATGAGCCGCATTGGTTCACGGCCAAGGGTCATTGGGCAGCGATTGCGAACGTATCGACGTACACGATGAGCAAATTCAGAACGTGGCTCGAGACGAAGCACGGCACGATTGCCAAGCTGAACTCGCTGTGGGGAACGAGCTACACCGGCTTCAACCAAGTGAATCTGGCGATTCCACTGGATACGTCGTACAAGAATACCCCGATCTGGTATGACTGGTCGCGCTTCAATATGGACCGTGGCACCGAGTGGCTGACGTTCCTGCATGATGAGATTAAGAAGTACGACCCGGCGGCCCGGACGCATCTGAAGATTATGCCGGACCTGTTCGTCGAGAGTGCGCGCGATCACGGTATCGACTTCGAGGCATTGACCGAGATGACCGAGATCATCGGTGACGATGCGAAGATTCGCAAGCGCAATATGAACAGCTCAGGACCGGAGAGCTGGGAGTCGAAGTACGCGTATTATTGGGAAGAGATGGCTGTGACGTATGACTTCATGGATTCGGTCAGCCCGAATAAGCCTCACATCAACTCTGAGGTGCATCTGCTCTCCACGACGCAGTATCGGGATCTGTACATGAAGCCGGAATATGTGCGCTCGACGTATTGGCAGACGACGCTCCACGGCATGAACGCGGGACTGACTTGGTTCTGGGGACGTAATGCAGATGGCGCCATTGAGGACCGACTTCAGAACGCAACAGGCGGACTTGGCGAATCGTACGCAGCGTCCGTCGCCCAGCAGCCTCGCGTGGCGCATGAGCTGACGAAGACGATGATGGACCTGAACGCCTTCTCGAATGAAATTGTGAAGTTCCAGCGGGAGCGCAAGCCGGTTCGCTTGTTCTACTCCGAGGCAGCCGCAATCAACGATTCGAACTACATGCACGATCAGTTCGATCTGTACGAATCGATGTACTTCAGCGGTGTGCCGCTCGGCTTCGCAACGAAGAATATCATCTTCAAGCAGCCGAACTCAGACTGGGATGTAATCGTCGTCCGCAAGACGGAGGAAGTGACGGAGGCAGAATTCAACGCGCTGCAGATCTACTTGAACAACGGCGGCACCGTCATCATCGATGATGTAAGCTTGAAGCTCAATGAGTACAAGCAGCCTCGCGCGAAGACGCTCACCGCAGGAACAGGTAAGCTAATTAAGCTGACGAACAACGCGGTGACCAACATGTCCTCCAGAGTAACGACGGAGCTGTCGGCCAAAGGCCAGCTGCCGCCGGTTGTGCTGACCGAGACTAACGGTCTGTCGTCCAAGGGTGCCTTCTGGCGCGTCGTACCGAACGGTACGAACACCTACTTGATGACGATTGTCAATATTGGCAAGAATACTTCAAATATTAGCCTCAAGATGGCGAACAACCAGAACGTCACGGTGAAGAACATGCTGACTGGCAAGAGCATGGGCGCAAGCTTCAGCCTAGGCTCGGAGGGCGTTCTGCTGCTGGAGGTTAAGCCTAAGCCTTAA